Proteins from a single region of Neomonachus schauinslandi chromosome 10, ASM220157v2, whole genome shotgun sequence:
- the RNF144A gene encoding E3 ubiquitin-protein ligase RNF144A produces MTTARYRPTWDLALDPLVSCKLCLGEYPVEQMTTIAQCQCIFCTLCLKQYVELLIKEGLETAISCPDAACPKQGHLQEDEIECMVAAEIMQRYKKLQFEREVLLDPCRTWCPASACQAVCQLQEMGLQTPQLVQCKACDMEFCSACKASWHPGQGCPETLPITFLPGETSSAFKLEEDDAPIKRCPKCKVYIERDEGCAQMMCKNCKHAFCWYCLESLDDDFLLIHYDKGPCRNKLGHSRASVIWHRTQVVGIFAGFGLLLLVASPFLLLATPFVLCCKCKCSKGDDDPLPT; encoded by the exons ATGACCACAGCGCGGTACCGGCCCACGTGGGACCTGGCCCTCGATCCACTGGTGTCGTGCAAGCTCTGTCTCGGGGAGTACCCAGTGGAGCAGATGACGACCATCGCACAGTGCCAGTGCATCTTCTGTACTCTG tgcCTGAAACAGTATGTCGAGCTCTTGATCAAAGAAGGACTAGAAACTGCGATCAGCTGCCCCGATGCTGCCTGCCCTAAACAGGGCCATCTGCAGGAGGACGAG attgAGTGCATGGTTGCTGCTGAAATTATGCAAAGATACAAAAAGCTACAATTTGAAAGAG AGGTGCTCCTGGACCCCTGTCGGACTTGGTGCCCGGCTTCCGCCTGCCAGGCCGTGTGCCAGCTTCAGGAGATGGGGCTGCAGACCCCGCAGCTGGTGCAGTGCAAAGCCTGTGACATGGAATTCTGCTCCGCCTGCAAAGCCAGCTGGCACCCTGGCCAAGGCTGCCCGGAGACCTTGCCGATCACCTTCCTTCCCGGAGAGACCAG CTCTGCTTTCAAACTGGAGGAGGACGACGCGCCCATCAAGCGCTGCCCCAAGTGCAAGGTCTACATCGAGCGGGACGAAGGGTGCGCCCAGATGATGTGTAAGAACTGCAAACACGCCTTCTGCTGGTACTGCCTCGAGTCTCTGGAC GATGATTTCCTCCTGATCCATTACGATAAAGGACCCTGCCGGAATAAGCTGGGCCATTCCAGGGCATCTGTCATCTGGCATCGGACACAG GTCGTGGGCATTTTTGCTGGATTTGGGCTCCTGCTATTGGTGGCCTCGCCTTTCCTGCTCTTGGCCACTCCATTTGTACTTTGCTGCAAGTGCAAGTGCAGTAAAGGTGACGACGACCCATTACCCACCTAG